caatttattatttaaaaattcatagagTCACGCATTTAAAATCCAATTAAAAACCAATGATTATTATATCGAGGATTGAGAGGTAACGATTAAACCAAAAATTAGAGAAGCGCGTATCGAAACGATTTCGTACTGTGTAACACATAATCGTCACGGATAATCGTGCAAATACGAATCGTCTGAgaaattgaaacgataaaatttctatcgcGACGGCTCTCAGATTTCGCGTATTTCGATGGCataggaaaaaggaaagggaCGAGACGCGAAGTCGAGCAACCGATGTTCATCATCGGCGATCgtcttaaaaaattaaatccgCCGCGAAAGCCTCTTATCGCGATAGAAAATAGTTTGACCTAAAGAATAGGAGTAAGGACAGGGGAGGAAGCGAGGTTTTCGCGATATATATCCGCATGAAGCACATCCGATGCTTCCAGTGAGTGGGTCGGACAATACGATAGCGACAAAGGAGAAAGGAAAGGGTGACAGAGACATAGAAAAGGGGGTTAGTTGACGAGCAGCGAGATGAAGAGCAGGATTATCGGGTAAATCGAGTGGTTCTCGTTGTCGCTCGGCTGTCAGCGCGTCTTTACGACCTGCTACTTCCTGTTTATGTACTATTTACGCCTCTAACGATCCCTCGCCTATCAACCTATCGACATCTTCCACAGAATTGCTCGGACAACTCCTTCGAATTTATCGTTGCGTCCGCGAATTGCAAGTGTTTCTTCTCACGTTCACACTCGCTTGCCTTTGTCTTTGCCGTGGTTCTATGAAATACTAATATGTATGtgttactttaaatatttatagacaatttagataacgttattcttctactagtttttgttttaaatatgttttacgTATGTCTAAAGAATGATGTTCAAATGTCATTCGTCGTTTACATAGTTTAAGGATGCATAATTTATGTATCGTGTTCTTTCTTGTACCGTAGAGCGCATCGTTTATGTATCGCGCTCTTTTTCGTACAGTATAACGAACTTACGTCtatgtttaaaaattgtgATAGTATCgagattttagaattttatttgtacttCGCAAACGCCACTAGCAGGTTACAAATATcggtaatatgaaaaataagacACGAGAACAAGCGTTGAATCAGCGTTGAGTGCTTCGCTATTATATTGCTTCACTACGATTACGATAGTGACAGATTGGCGTTAATGGATCGGAGTGTTGGCAATGAGTGTTACTTGAACTACGTGTCGCTTTATAGGCCTCTTCGATGGAGTATAGTATATCTATTGCGGAAGTTTCGTCGTTGTAACTGTAGTGCAAGTAAAATTATACTCAAAGGATTCTTTAACAGAAGTTAAAAGTTTTTCGTAGAACAAGGAAATTATTATCGATGCACGGTGTCATTGGAATTCTCTGTTgctaagaaaattaataataaattaggtATTTAACTTAAGGTAGCTACTCGACTCTTCGTATGTTTACCTCTTCTCTgtcattttctttcaaatgtGTAAATTTGTCTTAACtccaatttgcaatttttgcgtctcgatcgttcgtttcggtaaataaaaatacttgtaACGTTCTAGGAAACTGTTTTCTGCGTAAAATCGAAGCGTGAAATTACACGTAACGATTCTTCCGTTTCAACTTTTTGGGCTACGAGATTTTAAGGCGCAGAAATGTACTTTTGCGCTTTTAAATCTCCCGTAAGTGCACAAAGATCCACAGTctgtttgttatatttttaatataaataaaaatcgaaaccTAATTTTTGTCAAGCATTGTAAGCGTTTCGCTCGTTCCAGAAATTCTTTCTAATCGCATTTTTCAACGCGACAATTCCGGATCAACCATTGTGCCCATATTGCGGCTGACACGAACACGCGATCATCGAATCATTCCCTTTTGTCATAGAGTCAATCGGTTTTTTCTCTTCGAATTGGGAGAAATTGGTCGACGTCGCATGCAGGCGGCCTGTTTGCACGTGCATTCGCGTCAAATCGTTTGCCCTAACCATCGTCGGTACCATAATGGCGTCATGCAATCGCGCTTAGCTTCGAATTTCGATCGTACACCGCCAAGACTGCCGCTTTTCACTAACGTTCTATACGCTTACCCGTTGTACGTCCTGTCGGCTTGTCTAGCGAATGATGTGGTTAGTGGaaagcatttttaatttaatgctATTGACTGTAGAGATGTACATAGTCTACGGTACACAGTCCGATTGAAAAGTAATGGGATTGCCAATACATTAATTCAAATGCTAATCGTATTTGTAGAAATCGTTCGTTTTATTCAGAATATGTTCCTTTAGCATCGATTTACTTCAATGCCAAACATGGTCAACCAATAAATGAATAGATTTGCGGAGATTTGCTTTTGAAATGGTTTCGAGTATTCTTTTCATGACTGTCTTTAtacttgaaatatataatatgtattctACGTTAATTCGTAGTCAGTGTTTTATCGAAATTCTCTGTATCGAAGATAGAAAGTAATCGTAAAGGGAAAATCACACGATTATGAACGGATGAATGATCGTTGCTGCATTGTTTTATTctgtgaaaatttattatgcgCAAGAATTCAGACGTGctacgaaatattataatatcgcTTCAATTACGACTTGATTTGTATGGTATGCGATCGTAAAATTATACCCAAGAAATTGTAAATcggtggaagaaaaattatttcgaacgAAGAAGAACAGTCTCTAACAGTTAAACGGATAACAATGTTGGAAAACGAAACGATTAGCTTAGAAGCTAAAATGATCGAAGAATATTCGTGGTGGAAGAGAGGAGCACCTCTTGCAGAAACACTTCTGGTGTctgtaaatacaataatacaataatcCCATTCCGCTTTTCTCGTTCTCCTTGCCGAGTATTTTTAACCGTAACGCGTAACTCGACCAATTGCACAATCCTCGATCTTCCTCGTCCTCTTTTCCGCTTCGCGTTCTGTTTTCTCGGCAAATAAACCGAGCCGATCCTGGAATTGCAGGTGCACCCGTGCGGACGATACCGACACAACACGGTAGTCTTCATTCTGGCGAAGGAGTACAATTTGAAGAACCTGAGGACAATCCACAGGCTGGATAGACTGACCAGCGGTATTCTCCTTTTCGGTAGAACGCCGAAGAAAGCGAGGCAGATGGAGCACCAAATAAGAAACAGACAGGTTCGTTTCGTAACGGTGTTATGCGAGGGAAACCTGCTTAGATCCGCGGCTTTTCCAATAAATTCTGCCCAACACCGTTAGAGCCGGATTGGATAAGAACAAAAAGACATGTCGGATAGCGTTTCATGTTTTGTAAAGATTTACGACTCTTACGAGATATTATTTACAATGGTCCCGATCGAACGTCAACTTTGATACTAAAAGAGAATCGAATCCGTcttgtaataattttcagtagtatatgtataattcatAAGtactattaatatattactgCTTTGCGAAGAAGTTAGACagcgtttaatttattatttaattaaataactaaGTAGAGATTTACGTAAAGTCGTGTTACAAGATTCTCGACGGAATGTTAATTTTAACATTGAAGGAGTGACGTCGGTACTTTGGTAAGCAAGTAACAATTTTTAGGATACGATATATACGTTGTTCCATTTCCTATAGAATCGAATATTCTAATAGATCGCGatgatattagaaaaattatcaCGATCTGACAGTCCTTTTAAAAGTTACCTTCCATTGTTCCTGAAAGATAAATTGAGAAACGTATAGGAGGAATTGCAACCTAGAATAATCTAGCAATATCCAATAAACAcataaattgttatttcagGTTCACAAGCAATACGTCTGCAGAGTGGAAGGCGAGTTCCCCGAAGAGGAAGTGGTCTGCTCCGAGCCGATCGAGGTAGTATCCTACAAGATCGGCGTGTGCAAAGTCTCCGAGAAAGGGAAGGACTGTATAACCCGTTTCAAGCGCCTCAGCTACAACGGCAAGTCGTCCGTGGTGCTCTGCAAACCTCAAACGGGACGAATGCATCAGATCCGTGTCCATCTTCAATACCTGGGCTACCCAGTGGTAAACGATCCTCTGTACAATCACGTTGTATTCGGTCCTGAGAAAGGAAAGGGTGGTAACATCGGGAAGACCGATCAGGAGCTGGTCAGAGATCTGATCAGCATCCACAACGCGGAAAATTGGCTTGGCATGGATGGAGATTCGGAGATGAGTCTGTTCAAGCCGAAATTAGACATAGAGGAACGCGTGTCGTTGAGCAACGACAAGGATGGATCCTCTCCATCCTCAACGCCTGGCCTAGGCGAGGAGgaacagcaacagcaacaggaACAATCGCTGAAGGTGACGGTAGGCACGCAGACTGGATCGGAGCCGCCGGATTCTAGTTTCACGAACGACAAGATGACGGTAGATCCGCACTGCTACGAGTGCAAAGTGAAGTACAGAGACCCGAAACCATCCGATTTGGTCATGTACCTGCACGCGTGGCGCTACTGCGGTCCAGGCTGGGAATACGAGACTCCGCTTCCGGCATGGGCAGCCAGCGACTGGACCGAAGAAGACCGATAGTTCCGGTCCACGAAGCATCGAAACGAGCTGTCATCACCCTTCGTATCCCTTTTTGATATCCTTACCCCGTGCCTTCCATCCGCCAGCGAGCGATCTCGACCATCGTACATGTACCCATCCCTGTGACCAGGTCGCTGGACTCGCGAACAAACGAGAGACCTCTCGGTTGGTCCTCCGAGATCGGTGTCGCGTCTGGTCTGCGCTGATATTCGAGGCTCTTCGCGCTGGAAATATCGCGTTGAATCTGTCGGGATCGTTCCCGAGATGATCCTCAACGAACGACAGGTTCACCCGTGGTATTCCGAACGTCGTAGATCATAAACGAGGAAGATCGATGGATGGCGAACTATGAGCGTCACAGCGTTAATTGGCTTGAGACGAAGCGAAAGTTTGCGTGAGACAGCCCGCAGGTGTTCCGACGAATCTTCCAGGAACGTTTCAGGCCGTCCTTGATCCCTGACGCGTTCATCCGTTGTTGCGACGCGCGATCGATCTAGAACAGAGCTGCACAGGGTAGAGTGCTGTTCGCCAACTCCTTTTACACCGTAATTTACTCGCTATTGATATTAGAGAGTCGATACGAAGCGACGGTCGTACATCGTACAagattatcttttttataattttacaactttacgttaaacaggataatcgaacgatttatagttcgtgaaatttgcttatagaatttcattcgtttcgtTGTCAAACTTATTCCACGAGATACGTGACATCACTGCCCATAATTTTGTCCTCCCAAGAACCATTACACAATTCTGGTTTAGAATAACGCGTAGCATCGATTAGAATTTGCGTGATTCGATCTGAATCGGTGGTATTGTGGTTATCCCATGGGGAAGTATAGATTCTCGTCCAGGATGCACCGATGAATAGCGTAAAAAGATCGAAGCATCAACGTGACACGGGGCGACGAAACGATCCTGATCGGTTCTGTAAACGGGTCGGTGGAACAGTCACTGCCACTGGTGCGCGCACGAGAGAAGATTGATGCAACTGTCAACCGCGAAAGCCCGAATGGATCGTTATCGTTCGTGTCCTTGATTTATGATGCAGATAGGAACAAGGAAAGCCGATGGTCTTTTCTATTACTCAGGTCCCCTGCGACTGAGAATCTTTGTGCTTTTGATCTCGAAGGAAAGCACGTTCGAAACCGAGTCCCTTTTATGGATCTTCTTCCAGCGAACGAAGAGGGTTCGttcttttgtttatttttttctttcttttttttttttttttttttttactttctatCGATAGAATATGCAAGGTCGAAATAGTTCCTTCGAAATATCATGGGCAATTAGTAACGCCATTTAACGAAGATGATTGCTATTTtatgtttccttttttccttttatcaaagggaattaaataatgtttatcAGTTATGTAACAAATGCTTCATTCTATCAGTCGAGAGATATAACGAAACTTTGAAATGTATTATGGAAACTGTATTACAGAGTACCGCAAACCCCTTAACGCAAAGCGATCTACCCTCATTCCCTTAATTAGAAACGCCTGCAGTCACCTTTCCGTAGCTATGGCAAACGATCTTCTGTGTATTTCTTAATCAGATTATCTAAACGTAGAATAGCTACAGTAACGTCATTCCCTGATCCAAGCTACCCAGTAGATCAGCAAAATTCAATTCTACGACTAATAACTTCCATTCTACCATGCTTTCGACAACGTCTTACCTTCAACAACCGTTCCAGGAATCTCTACAATCACCATCCATCCACTTGTTCTTTCACAAACGCTCACGACGCAAACTAGAATAAAAAAGACAAGATCGTGatcgaaaattgtttaatcCTTTAACGATATAGCTTGAGATACTTGGGTCTTTTCGTCTGTGGTCTTCGAATGTTATCAAataacattattaatatttatttcttataaaaggTTAAAAGtacgtatttttatacgtattcTTTTATATGTAATACCAGAAACGCAAAAAATTCGAATGGTAAAGAgataattattctttaaatcGTTCGTTCTGAATTTACTATTCTGTTGCTACTGTGAAAAGGTCAAGAATGTTTAAGAATCATCATCGACCAGCGTTCATCCTCGAGAACCGCGCAGACAAGGGGCTGACGTAGGAAACTGCAATAGAGACGCGTCTATTTTTATGGCTGATTATATATACAGGAAACTAAATAGTGGCGCAGGTCCAGCGGCAGAGGTCTCCAACAATAAGCGTGATCTTGCCAGGAGGATATAGCCAACGATCATGCCAAAGAGCGCGAGCGCGTCCGGCGAACGAGAGCGAGTGTATCGGAGATGgagtgaaaaataataaatgtatgtgtgtgtatatgtatgagagagggaaagagagagctTCTTTCAAGCCATATCGTGTACGTGTACCTTGTTCCCGCGCGTCGAATAAGACCGCGTCCAAGTGGCAGGACTTGCAACAAGTACAATCGAGCGAGTGAAATAACGAGATTAACGTCGTACATTATTTTGCTACGAGTCACGTTCGTCTCCTTTAGCGGGGCTATACATAGGCTTTTATCGCGTGCTCGCGGGATATCTGGAAGAGGTGATGAGAATGGTAAACCTTTCGGATCTTTTAATTGTTTGAAAGAATTATATTCTGGGCCAAAGATGAAGCTTGTTGTCATTTGATCGTATCACATATCCTTTTACATCCCACTGTATCATTTCCATTCATTTGGTGATCTGTCTTATGGCTCATTGAACAATACACGGAGAATGGATGGTTTCAAGCGGATTTTGATGTTACGAATTATGCGATTCGTGTGACTCAGTTTCGTAAATTGCGTTCTTTCGCAGAAGTTTTAGAGGAAGTTGGAGGAACGTGGATTCTAACGGTAAAAGACGTGTTCAAGGGAACACGGTTTACATAGACGCCAACAAcgttaaaattgaaatcgCAAGAAGGGAACAAAAACCATCTTTTATACGAAAGCTTTGTAATAATCGCGagctattaaataaattatcgaacGAGAGAATGGAACAGGATGAGAAGACACGAAAAGACAAAACGAAAACAGTTCTCGTTACCTCTCCGGATTCTTGTAAGCAACAGGCAAAACAGAGATCAGTGAACAGAGATTTTAGATAGATAGAAGTAGGAGGGAGATAACGTAATAACGGACCTATCATAAAAGACAGTGTGTGCGCTTACTAACCCAACGGGATAGCTTGCGGCGAGagacgaaatgaaataaaaaagaaaaagaaaaaaaaaacaatatagCAAGCTATCCCGATATTGTAACAGCTagcttaattttatttaagtaaaagaaaaagaagggaagaaCTAACTCTCGAATATATatcgaatgaaagaaagacaaagagaaaaaaggaataaaaaaaagagaaaagagtaAGGACGAAAGGAGAAACTCCAAAAGACAGTCTCGACTTGATAGCACAGAgacaaaaggagaaaaaggggGAGAGAGAATGTGTGAGagagcgaaagagagagagagagtgtgtgtgtgtgtgtgtcttTGTGTGTgttgagagagagaaagagagaatgaaagagaaagacatCGGTCTGTAAATCGAGCGAACGcttttgtatgtatatacatatatatatattgtatattgtatacgCACATTGTACCGTAATCTGAGCGACATTATTATCTGTATCCGTAGTCAGCGGAAACGTTAGAGCTAGAAAAACTTTTTTCTTGTATAATGAACGAATAAATGTAAAGTATCGTTCGGTATACACATCGTGTGCCAATGTACCCTTTATCTTTTTGTCGATCTTTGTTTCATCGTAGTCGTTCCATCTTCTTTCACACGCCTTCTTTACTTTATTCGATCCAAAAATGTACTTAATAGtactgaatattttaaacatgGTATTTTGCATTCTGGAAATATTCGATGTAAGAAAGGATAATGTATACAATACGCATTTTGACGcgataaaaatgttacatGCGATTACTTGGAGGTTGAGGTGTACAGGATGATTCAGTAACAGATGTTAGATAATCCCCTCTGTCGTTATTTTTGaatcgtaattaaaattgtattccgTGAGTAaggaattcattaaaaatttagtaaTCGGATCACCCTGTACATTTTGTTCAAATATACAGGAACGAACTGTCACATTATGTGCTATGATTTAGCGTTCGCTGTATCTCGGATTTTCAGTGAGAACGAATAAGATCGATGTTATTTCAAACAAGATTAGAAGCTGTTATTTTCTTGGATTCCGCTatcgttgaaataaaatcaCAATTCTCTTTGAGTACCTTTTactttagttttattttaatttcccgatattcttcaaattataaagatattgtaaaatatcgcGTTTCACGTTCAGTTTCCATCAGAGAACGTATACTTTCGATCACGCGCTTTACCAAATTATTCTTCCTCCTATTACAGcatgtaaaaaattatcgaatcaCCTTGAAAAATTACGTCTGCTTCTACATTAATACAgacaaactatattttttatatctattttatttactagATTATCGAAAGTTGCAGATAATTTATATCGGCAAAATTATATAGGAAATTCAACAACACCGCATTTTGCAAAGTTCGACTTATATACactgtaaataaatacaatattttacagatatgtatatattcgcACTTTCTACAATCGACTGTTTTGCGgtgaataaatattgaaacgttCAACGGTTTCTAGTTTCTCTACCTTTATTTTAATTGGATACTGCTTGGTTGCGTTCTTTAATACGTGCTTCTATTTCCGGTCTGAAATGTCTGATCAGTCCCTGAACTGGCCACGCTGCACCATCCGCCAAAGCGCAAATAGTATGCATTTCAATCTGCTTGGTCAACTCCCATAACATATCTATCTCATGTATTTCCGCTTGTCCTTGGGCGAACCTAGACAGATATTCGTTACATGATTTccgatatataatttatttcttttttaaataaaataaaaagagctAACAAATAGAACTATTTTTGTACCTTCTCATGATTTTATACATCCAACTTATTCCTTCGCGGCACGGAGTGCACTGACCGCAAGATTCGTGCTTATAGAAACTGATAAGACGCGTAATAGCTTTAATAATATCAGTTTGTTTGTTCATCACGATCACAGCTGCGGTACCAAACGAGCTCTGTACTCTAACGAGATCATCGAAGTCTAATAACACTGTATCGCATACGCTGCAACATCATACGAGTAATTACAGCTGTTAACTCAATTTTGACCAATATGTGCTATAGACTCTTATTCCCAGttgttattcaaatatatataggtACCTTTTGGGAATAACAGGAGTGGAAGATCCACCCGGAATCACACCTAGCAGATTATCCCATCCACCGATTACTCCACCAGCATGCCTTTCAATGAGTTCCTTCAGAGGAATGGACATCTCCTCTTCCACGGTGCATGGATTGTTCACGTGTCCCGagatgttaaataatttagttCCGTGATTACGTGGACGACCGAATGACGCAAACCACGCTCCGCCTCGTCGGCATATAGTctatatattgaaatttctattttagaaTTAAGATTTTCTATGTGTATACATTTCCTAATAGCgttaaatatatgataattacATACAGGAGCAACAGCGACGGTTTCGACATTTGTGACAGTGGTAGGGCACCCAAATAATCCAACATCGGCTGGAAAAGGTGGCTTTAGCCTAGGCTTTCCCTGTTTTCCTTCGATGGATTCAATGAGGGCAGTTTCTTCTCCACAAATGTACGCTCCTGCTCCTCTTTGCACAAAGATGTCAAAATCATAGCCAGAGCCACACGCATTCTTGCCGATCAGGCCTGCCTGATAAGCTTCTGCAATGGCGACTTGCATATTCGACGCTTCGTTGTAAAATTCACCacgaatatatatgtaagctgcGCAAGCTCCCATAGCACGACCAGCGATTAAGCAACCTTCTACTAGCTTGTGTGGATCGTGGCGTAGAATTTCACGATCTTTGCAGGTGCCAGGCTCACCCTCGTCACCGTTAACTACCAGATATTTTGGTCTTCCATCGGAGGGCTTATTCATAAAGGACCATTTCATGCCAGATGGGAAACCTGCACCTCCACGGCCTCTCAGACCAGATACCTTAATCTCATTAATGATCCAGTCTGCAcctttttctataatttcctTGGTCTTATACCAATCTCCCCTTTTCAGAGCACCCTGTAATCTCCAATCATGTCTACCATACAAATTTGTGAAGATACGATCCTGGTCAGCCAGGGGGCCACCCTTTTTCTAAGAAAAACGATAATAACACAAATCGTTCcatatttatgttattttaatatgacaAACACTAATTAAAGCGGGAATAAAATACACGCACCTTGCCTTCGGGCGCGGCATCGGCAAATGTTCTTTGCTGCTGGCTACTCAACGGTGACCCAAGGAAACcttaaaattataacaaaattttgtcattacaTAACCTCGTTTCAACGACAACGTAAAACatcaaaattctttttaaatatgaaaagcaTCGGAACATCGATGTTCCCTACATCGTGGTTGGCCTTGAATGACGTGAATGTCGTGAATATGgttacaaattaaaaacaatgCATCAAATCTTACCCAATTGTCTCCTTGGGAGCTGAAAACAACGTACAATGGTACCAGCCATCTTGCTGTTTGCGATCTCACAAAAATTCGCGATATCGAGCTGTCTACTTGGAAGATAACACTAAAGCCATCTCGCAGCGCGTTCAAGAAACAAAGTAGTACAGGATTGAATACGTGTTCATCACTGTTTTGTCATCTAGTCGTCTGTTTTTATGAAAGACTTGCCGCAACTGTGTTAAGCGTGCGTACGTGAGTCGACAGTGAGGCTCGAGTCCCGTAACTGTCGTCCGCTATTCGTAAAAAAATTGGGAAACTCGACGGAAGTTCGGTTTTCTAGCCTAGTCATGGTTCTTGGCTATCAATAGACACCTGTCTAGACGACAGTGACGAAAGCAAGAACGTTTGTTCTGGTGTACCAATTGGAGACAATATGCCTTCCAGGAGAAATAATTGTGACCTGCTGGCCAGGGTGAATTTTCCGCTGTATACGTTGCAAATGTTGACGGGTAGGCATATTTTGGTTGGTGGTGGTGGAGGATCCTCGAAGACTGGGGTTGCTAATGGCTTTGTAAGAATTCAGTCTCTTTTAGTCATTCTTACATACATATCAAAAATgagattaatttcataatttgtttaaattgaaTCATTCTTCATGAAcaggaaatatttgaattgtCTCACAATGGATCTCAGTTCGTTGCTGAGGAAGTGACCAGACATGAAACAGGCCCCAGTGTTGTTATGAACTGTACAACGTACAATGATCAAAAGAGAATCTGGATTGCAGCTGGTCAAGAGAGTCATTGTCAGTTGTACGATGTGACTAGTAAAGTGGTGAGTGTGAAGAATGGCGAGATTGTTAAAGGAGCCAGTGGTAATTCTAAGGAAGGCATTAAACACAGGAAAAACATAGATAAAGTAGAAGAAACTGTTACGCCTGAAGAGAGGATAGAGGAAGTTAAGGATGACAATTCAAACATTAAAAGTAAGAAACTTCAATTGATAGTAAAGCCAGCAGATAGTGTACAAACAGATTTTAGGTaactatattttcataaaaatgtgcATAGTTTcctaaaataattgttttaaatacgAAAAATTTTTACAGCAAGGAAGAACCACTTCAGAGGATCGTTAGAATAAATTCAAATGGAAAATTCATGGTCACTGGTGGCACGGATGGTCATATAAGACTATGGAAATTTCCACAATTACACAAACTACATGATCTAGATGCTCACACGAAAGAAATAGACGACATAGACTTCAGTCCAGACAGTACACTGATCGCAAGCATAGCAAAGGATGGCAAAGCATTTTTATGGAATGTGAGCAATGGTTCTAAATTCAAGGACTTAACTTGGTCACCTCCAAATggattgaaatatatgtacaaaagGTGTAGGTTTAGGAAGCTGGAGGAGGACAAATCAAAAGCTCAACTCTTTATGCTCTCCAATGCAGTGGTTGGAAAGAATATTAGTTTCCTTCAAATGTGGGATGTGGAGTCTGGAAGTGTTGTTAAGACGGTACCATATAAAGAAAC
This DNA window, taken from Bombus fervidus isolate BK054 chromosome 14, iyBomFerv1, whole genome shotgun sequence, encodes the following:
- the LOC139994511 gene encoding guanine nucleotide-exchange factor SEC12, whose product is MPSRRNNCDLLARVNFPLYTLQMLTGRHILVGGGGGSSKTGVANGFEIFELSHNGSQFVAEEVTRHETGPSVVMNCTTYNDQKRIWIAAGQESHCQLYDVTSKVVSVKNGEIVKGASGNSKEGIKHRKNIDKVEETVTPEERIEEVKDDNSNIKSKKLQLIVKPADSVQTDFSKEEPLQRIVRINSNGKFMVTGGTDGHIRLWKFPQLHKLHDLDAHTKEIDDIDFSPDSTLIASIAKDGKAFLWNVSNGSKFKDLTWSPPNGLKYMYKRCRFRKLEEDKSKAQLFMLSNAVVGKNISFLQMWDVESGSVVKTVPYKETLSALAVSDDGKFVAVGTMFSGSVDIYIAFSLRRALHVPGAHSMFVTGLEFLPTKLDGPTIASNTETAVVSISVDNKICIHSIPFRHTLPFWFVIILIILSICGAFIFCSYLGI
- the Nd-51 gene encoding NADH dehydrogenase (ubiquinone) 51 kDa subunit, whose translation is MAGTIVRCFQLPRRQLGFLGSPLSSQQQRTFADAAPEGKKKGGPLADQDRIFTNLYGRHDWRLQGALKRGDWYKTKEIIEKGADWIINEIKVSGLRGRGGAGFPSGMKWSFMNKPSDGRPKYLVVNGDEGEPGTCKDREILRHDPHKLVEGCLIAGRAMGACAAYIYIRGEFYNEASNMQVAIAEAYQAGLIGKNACGSGYDFDIFVQRGAGAYICGEETALIESIEGKQGKPRLKPPFPADVGLFGCPTTVTNVETVAVAPTICRRGGAWFASFGRPRNHGTKLFNISGHVNNPCTVEEEMSIPLKELIERHAGGVIGGWDNLLGVIPGGSSTPVIPKSVCDTVLLDFDDLVRVQSSFGTAAVIVMNKQTDIIKAITRLISFYKHESCGQCTPCREGISWMYKIMRRFAQGQAEIHEIDMLWELTKQIEMHTICALADGAAWPVQGLIRHFRPEIEARIKERNQAVSN